A window of Pseudodesulfovibrio hydrargyri contains these coding sequences:
- a CDS encoding methyltransferase domain-containing protein: MSKIFPCDLCGSDDAVEVPYARFYTDDQPIHICKGCGFVYVRERRSAKEIARTWSDELFGEIYTAAWPSVKARHKYVAEFVNNNIGLSGKSLVEVGGGEGHFLDLSREYDAQPFGIEPSKRNCKAMQSRDIPCFEGTIEDYAEQGGKQRFQVAASLWTVENCMSCIDMFNAIHDCLEEDGRVVVATGSRILTPFKKPLSYYLSTNPADSHSFRFSPNTLTGLLAETGFEVEHMNRHIDTDYLVVIGKKVKKGTKIEWQGDDYRKVHDYFERWHRETLHYL; this comes from the coding sequence ATGAGTAAGATATTCCCCTGCGACCTGTGCGGCAGCGACGACGCCGTCGAGGTCCCGTACGCCCGATTCTACACCGATGACCAGCCCATCCACATCTGCAAGGGGTGCGGCTTCGTCTATGTGCGCGAGCGCCGTTCCGCCAAGGAGATCGCCCGGACCTGGAGCGACGAGCTCTTCGGCGAGATCTACACCGCGGCCTGGCCGTCGGTGAAGGCCCGGCACAAGTACGTGGCCGAGTTCGTGAACAACAACATCGGCCTGTCCGGCAAGAGCCTGGTGGAAGTCGGCGGCGGCGAGGGACATTTCCTGGACCTGAGCCGCGAGTATGACGCCCAACCCTTCGGCATCGAGCCCTCAAAGCGCAACTGCAAGGCCATGCAGTCCCGCGACATCCCCTGCTTCGAGGGGACCATCGAGGACTATGCGGAACAGGGCGGCAAGCAGCGCTTCCAGGTGGCGGCCAGCCTGTGGACCGTGGAGAACTGCATGTCCTGCATCGACATGTTCAACGCCATCCACGACTGCCTGGAGGAGGACGGCCGCGTGGTCGTGGCCACCGGCAGCCGGATTCTGACCCCCTTCAAGAAGCCGCTCAGCTACTATCTGTCCACCAACCCGGCCGACAGCCATAGCTTCCGTTTCTCACCGAACACCCTGACCGGCCTGCTGGCCGAGACCGGATTCGAGGTGGAGCACATGAACCGCCACATCGACACGGACTATCTCGTGGTCATCGGCAAAAAGGTCAAGAAGGGCACGAAGATCGAGTGGCAGGGCGACGACTACCGCAAGGTCCATGACTATTTCGAACGCTGGCACAGGGAAACGCTGCACTACCTGTAG
- a CDS encoding N-acetyl sugar amidotransferase, with product MDAPFNNRATSGRHIKVCAKCLMPNSRPRIQFDEQGVCNACRHGESKPVVDWEARRAEFLELLDLHRSKDGSWDCVVPWSGGKDSSYVAHRLKYEFGMTPLLVTFSPMMPTEIGNANREALLNQGFDSLFFRPDQKIMRHMARRFFVERGNPKICWDAGVNALPVRVAAEKNISLVFYAEHGESEYGGKVLSEEHQKKRDFTEVIEHQIGDDPNNWIDGTVSRADLNPYLYPPLDMVKKRGVTAYYFGYFFRWSMLENYEYIRDKYTFQTAPGGRTEGTFTNFDSVDDKIDGLYYYMQFVKFGFGRAVRDACRMIQNNQMTREEAIANALPFDGEFPARYHADVLEYLMMDEEEFRSVVDRHRNPEIWKNENGSWALTFDPAGPDKNYAEKTHE from the coding sequence ATGGACGCACCATTCAACAATAGAGCGACGTCGGGCAGGCACATCAAGGTCTGCGCCAAGTGCCTGATGCCCAACTCCCGTCCCCGTATCCAGTTCGACGAACAGGGCGTGTGCAACGCCTGCCGCCACGGCGAGAGCAAGCCCGTCGTGGACTGGGAGGCCAGGAGGGCGGAATTCCTCGAGCTGCTCGACCTGCACCGCTCCAAAGACGGCTCCTGGGACTGCGTGGTCCCCTGGAGCGGCGGCAAGGACAGCTCCTACGTGGCCCACAGGCTGAAATACGAGTTCGGCATGACCCCCCTGCTGGTCACCTTCTCCCCGATGATGCCGACCGAGATCGGCAACGCCAACCGGGAGGCGCTGCTCAACCAGGGATTCGACTCCCTCTTTTTCCGGCCCGACCAGAAGATCATGCGCCACATGGCCCGGCGCTTCTTCGTCGAGCGCGGCAACCCCAAGATCTGCTGGGACGCGGGCGTCAACGCCCTGCCCGTCCGGGTGGCTGCGGAAAAGAACATCTCCCTGGTCTTCTACGCCGAACATGGGGAGAGCGAGTACGGCGGCAAGGTGCTGAGCGAGGAGCACCAGAAGAAACGTGACTTCACCGAGGTCATCGAACACCAGATCGGCGACGACCCGAACAACTGGATCGACGGCACAGTCTCACGGGCCGACCTCAACCCGTACCTGTACCCGCCCCTGGACATGGTCAAGAAGCGGGGCGTGACCGCCTATTATTTCGGCTATTTTTTCCGCTGGAGCATGCTCGAGAACTACGAGTACATCCGGGACAAGTACACCTTCCAGACCGCCCCGGGCGGCCGTACCGAAGGGACGTTCACCAATTTCGACAGCGTGGACGACAAGATCGACGGACTTTACTACTACATGCAGTTCGTCAAGTTCGGCTTCGGCCGGGCCGTGCGCGACGCCTGCCGCATGATCCAGAACAACCAGATGACCAGGGAAGAGGCCATCGCAAACGCCCTCCCGTTCGACGGCGAATTTCCCGCGCGGTACCACGCGGACGTCCTCGAATACCTGATGATGGACGAAGAGGAGTTCCGTTCCGTGGTGGACCGGCACCGGAATCCCGAGATTTGGAAAAACGAGAACGGGTCGTGGGCGCTGACCTTCGACCCCGCCGGCCCGGATAAAAACTACGCGGAGAAGACCCATGAGTAA
- the hisF gene encoding imidazole glycerol phosphate synthase subunit HisF: MLRKRLVTVLTFNEGVLFRTRNFIPDYRYTLNFVDAWSVDEIIVLDITREPGEYRGYFEEAVSWFASQCFVPLTVGGGVRGLDDFERLLGLGADKIAVNSGAVERPELISEASRQYGSQCVVLSMDAARTEGGGYAVRSHFGARDTGMPPDAWARKGQELGAGEILVQSIERDGMLEGYDNELNNLVSGAVDIPVLGCSGAGNWEHFEDGFKEGGLSAVCTTNIYHFTESSIASAKLYLKQNGVLMR; this comes from the coding sequence ATGCTCCGCAAGCGGCTCGTGACGGTCCTAACGTTCAACGAAGGGGTGCTTTTCAGGACCAGAAACTTCATCCCGGACTATCGCTACACGCTGAACTTCGTGGACGCCTGGAGCGTCGACGAGATCATCGTCCTGGACATCACCCGGGAGCCCGGCGAGTACCGGGGCTATTTCGAGGAGGCGGTCTCCTGGTTCGCCAGCCAGTGCTTCGTGCCCCTGACCGTGGGCGGCGGCGTCCGCGGGCTGGACGATTTCGAAAGGCTTCTCGGCCTGGGCGCGGACAAGATCGCCGTGAACAGCGGCGCGGTGGAGCGGCCGGAACTGATCTCCGAGGCCTCGCGGCAGTACGGCTCCCAATGCGTCGTCCTCAGCATGGACGCCGCCCGCACGGAAGGCGGCGGGTATGCCGTGCGTTCCCACTTCGGGGCGCGGGACACGGGCATGCCCCCCGACGCCTGGGCGCGCAAGGGACAGGAGCTGGGCGCGGGCGAAATCCTGGTCCAGTCCATCGAGCGCGACGGCATGCTCGAGGGCTATGACAACGAGTTGAACAATCTCGTCTCCGGAGCGGTCGACATCCCGGTGCTCGGGTGCAGCGGTGCCGGGAATTGGGAACATTTCGAGGACGGCTTCAAGGAAGGCGGGTTGTCCGCCGTCTGCACCACCAACATCTATCATTTTACGGAATCGAGTATCGCCAGCGCCAAGCTGTATCTGAAGCAGAACGGCGTACTCATGCGCTGA
- the hisH gene encoding imidazole glycerol phosphate synthase subunit HisH, which translates to MIAVIDYGLGNVRSVLSAVARLGYEAVLSRDPEELARADKFILPGVGAFGDAMARLHRLGLVEILNELVLGRGKQVLGICLGMQLLCESSTEFGDHEGLGWLPAEVHRLKGGNGLRLPHVGWDDLRQEHDTPLFADIPEDALFYYVHTFHAMSRDPKIVVGTCDYGMPFAACMSMNNVHGTQFHPEKSQLHGLTLLKNFLALEGDQ; encoded by the coding sequence ATGATAGCAGTCATTGATTACGGTTTGGGAAACGTGCGCAGCGTGCTGAGCGCGGTGGCCCGACTGGGGTACGAGGCCGTCCTGAGCCGGGACCCCGAAGAGCTGGCCCGCGCGGACAAGTTCATCCTTCCTGGTGTCGGCGCTTTCGGCGACGCCATGGCCCGACTGCACCGGCTGGGGCTGGTGGAAATCCTGAACGAATTGGTGCTCGGGCGGGGGAAGCAGGTGCTCGGCATCTGCCTGGGCATGCAGCTGCTCTGCGAGAGCAGCACCGAGTTCGGCGACCACGAGGGTCTGGGCTGGCTTCCGGCCGAAGTGCACCGCCTCAAGGGCGGCAACGGACTGCGCCTTCCCCATGTGGGCTGGGACGACCTCCGTCAGGAACATGACACCCCTTTGTTCGCCGATATCCCCGAAGACGCCCTGTTTTACTACGTCCACACCTTCCACGCCATGAGCAGGGACCCGAAAATCGTTGTCGGGACGTGTGATTACGGCATGCCTTTTGCTGCCTGTATGTCCATGAACAACGTCCACGGAACCCAGTTCCACCCGGAAAAAAGCCAGTTGCACGGCCTGACCCTGCTGAAGAACTTCCTGGCGCTCGAAGGAGATCAGTGA
- the asnB gene encoding asparagine synthase (glutamine-hydrolyzing) yields the protein MCGIAGYYGAAPLPDENLARCRELMHHRGPDGHGAYSHVHPSGRCVHLLHSRLAILDLSPKGAQPMRHGDSILCYNGELYNYLELKSGLEDRGKRLDTTSDTEVLLRLLAEAPDPARALNRCEGMWALALYDEKEGSLLLSRDRFGEKPLLVWDTPEGVYFGSEMKFLAALRGTWPAPDREQCLRFLAHGYKALYKVENTWFRGVRDLPAATFRILDGTGSRERRYWRLATETDVSLDFEEAVRRARESLIRSVELRLRADVPLAFCLSGGVDSNALASLAAIKLGYDVHGFTVMDDDGRYDESEQVLASVASLGIRHTPVRVRRDGFLDNLRELVRAHDGPVATISYYAHWLLMQAVAENGYKISISGTAADELFTGYYDHHLLYLASVAGDAKLHARSLAAWQKTMLPMVRNPLLRDPDAYVRDPGRRGHIFDGADKNKARLRVPFTEPFTELRYSDSLLRNRMCNELFQEVIPVILREDDLNAMYWSVENRSPFLDRNLVETCAAIPDALLMRNGYAKAVLREAVRGIAPDNIVNEHRKVGFNAAITSFLDFSDSEVRDAVLADSPVFDMVRRESVEEILGRDTVANDDAKFLFAVLNVKFFLEQFQGGRSAFSIEDNPQRAN from the coding sequence ATGTGCGGCATTGCCGGATATTACGGCGCAGCCCCCCTGCCGGACGAGAACCTCGCCCGGTGCCGGGAGCTGATGCACCACCGCGGCCCCGACGGCCACGGCGCGTACAGCCACGTCCATCCGTCCGGCCGCTGCGTCCATCTGCTGCACTCCCGACTCGCCATCCTGGACCTGTCACCCAAGGGCGCACAGCCCATGCGCCACGGCGATTCGATCCTCTGCTACAACGGCGAGCTGTACAACTACCTGGAGCTGAAAAGCGGCCTGGAAGACCGGGGCAAGAGGCTGGACACGACCAGCGACACCGAGGTCCTTCTCCGGCTGCTGGCCGAGGCTCCGGACCCGGCCCGGGCCCTGAACCGCTGCGAGGGCATGTGGGCCCTGGCCCTGTACGACGAAAAAGAGGGCAGCCTTCTGCTGTCCCGCGACCGTTTCGGGGAAAAGCCGCTGCTGGTCTGGGACACCCCCGAAGGCGTGTATTTCGGATCCGAGATGAAATTTCTGGCCGCCCTGCGCGGTACGTGGCCCGCCCCCGACAGGGAGCAGTGCCTCAGGTTCCTGGCCCACGGCTACAAGGCCCTGTACAAGGTGGAAAACACGTGGTTTCGGGGCGTCAGGGACCTGCCCGCCGCGACCTTCCGCATATTGGACGGAACCGGGAGCCGCGAACGGCGCTACTGGCGGCTGGCCACGGAAACGGACGTCTCCCTCGACTTCGAAGAGGCGGTCCGCCGCGCCCGCGAGTCGCTCATCCGGTCGGTGGAGCTGCGCCTGCGGGCCGACGTCCCGCTGGCATTCTGCCTCAGCGGCGGAGTGGATTCCAACGCCCTGGCCTCCCTGGCCGCGATCAAGCTGGGGTACGACGTGCACGGCTTCACGGTGATGGACGATGACGGGCGCTATGACGAGAGCGAACAGGTGCTTGCCTCGGTGGCCTCCCTGGGCATCCGGCACACCCCGGTCCGGGTCCGGCGCGACGGGTTCCTGGACAACCTCAGGGAACTCGTCCGCGCCCATGACGGCCCGGTGGCGACCATCTCCTACTATGCCCACTGGCTGCTCATGCAGGCCGTGGCCGAAAACGGGTACAAAATCTCCATCTCCGGCACGGCGGCGGACGAGCTGTTCACCGGGTACTACGACCACCACCTGCTCTACCTCGCCTCGGTGGCGGGCGACGCAAAGCTGCACGCCCGCTCCCTGGCCGCCTGGCAAAAGACCATGCTCCCCATGGTGCGCAATCCCCTGCTGCGCGACCCGGACGCCTACGTTCGCGACCCCGGGCGCAGGGGGCATATCTTCGACGGCGCGGACAAGAACAAGGCCCGGCTGCGCGTGCCGTTCACCGAGCCGTTCACCGAACTGCGCTACTCCGATTCCCTGCTTCGCAACCGCATGTGCAACGAGCTGTTCCAGGAAGTGATCCCGGTCATCCTGCGGGAGGACGACCTCAACGCCATGTACTGGTCCGTCGAGAACCGCTCCCCGTTCCTGGACAGAAACCTCGTGGAGACGTGCGCCGCCATACCGGACGCGCTGCTCATGCGAAACGGCTACGCCAAGGCCGTGTTGCGCGAGGCGGTCAGGGGCATCGCCCCGGACAATATAGTGAACGAACACAGGAAAGTGGGCTTCAACGCGGCCATCACCTCGTTCCTGGACTTCTCCGACAGCGAGGTCCGGGACGCGGTGCTGGCGGACTCCCCGGTCTTCGACATGGTCCGCAGGGAATCGGTCGAGGAGATTCTCGGCCGCGACACGGTGGCCAACGACGACGCCAAGTTCCTGTTCGCCGTGCTGAACGTGAAGTTTTTCCTGGAACAATTCCAAGGCGGTCGAAGCGCGTTTTCCATTGAAGACAACCCCCAACGGGCGAATTGA
- a CDS encoding DUF4910 domain-containing protein produces the protein MPKPTQANAASMRALLERLFPLHRALVGPGAQQTLEAIRETLPIEVSEYPSGGKAFDWTIPKGFSVNEAWVEGPDGRRVIDYADCLYHVWNYSQPFSGTLSLDELKAKVRTEPALPDAVPWRFSYYREDWGLCASQNLMDSLEEGDYRVHIDTELSPDALRIGEYFLPGESDREILITCYICHPLGANDNLSGTVLGVELFKLLRQLPRRRYSYRLAIWPEGIGSIAYLANNPERIKRTLGGYVLTCCGDPGTLHYKHSIEEGSLFDRAALHALEHCGQPYEIMPFAFHRGSDEAYLSGPGFKLPMGSIMHTPYGQFPEYHTSADDLDFVTDEALLGTLQVYWNALMAIEANRVYAPTYQTLPFLSGHGVYPYDLGAGDGSLMVMAADAYYHLMGFADGQVDLLSIAERTETPMELFARPVEAFLRVGLLRETEEDG, from the coding sequence ATGCCCAAGCCGACCCAGGCCAACGCCGCGTCCATGAGGGCGCTCCTTGAACGGCTGTTCCCGCTCCACCGGGCCCTGGTGGGTCCCGGCGCGCAACAGACCCTCGAGGCCATCCGCGAGACCCTGCCCATTGAGGTCAGCGAGTACCCAAGCGGCGGCAAGGCCTTTGACTGGACCATCCCCAAGGGATTTTCCGTGAACGAGGCCTGGGTGGAGGGCCCGGACGGACGCCGGGTCATCGACTACGCCGACTGCCTCTACCATGTGTGGAACTACTCGCAGCCCTTTTCCGGCACGCTCTCCCTGGACGAGCTCAAGGCCAAGGTCCGCACCGAACCGGCCCTGCCTGACGCCGTGCCCTGGCGGTTCTCCTATTACCGGGAGGACTGGGGGCTGTGCGCGAGCCAGAACCTGATGGACTCCCTGGAAGAGGGGGACTACCGGGTCCACATCGACACCGAGCTGTCGCCGGACGCCCTGCGCATCGGTGAATATTTCCTGCCCGGCGAGTCGGACCGGGAGATCCTGATCACCTGCTACATCTGCCATCCCCTCGGGGCCAACGACAACCTCTCCGGCACCGTGCTCGGCGTGGAGCTGTTCAAGCTGCTGCGGCAGCTGCCCCGGCGCAGGTACTCGTACAGGCTGGCCATCTGGCCCGAAGGCATCGGCTCCATCGCCTACCTGGCCAACAACCCGGAACGGATCAAGCGCACCCTGGGCGGCTACGTCCTGACCTGCTGCGGCGATCCCGGCACCCTGCACTACAAGCACAGCATCGAGGAGGGGTCCCTGTTCGACCGGGCGGCCCTGCACGCCCTGGAACATTGCGGGCAACCGTACGAGATCATGCCGTTCGCCTTCCACAGGGGCAGCGACGAGGCCTATCTCAGCGGACCGGGCTTCAAGCTGCCCATGGGCTCCATCATGCACACGCCGTATGGCCAGTTCCCTGAATACCACACCTCGGCGGACGACCTGGATTTCGTCACCGACGAGGCCCTGCTCGGCACGCTTCAGGTCTACTGGAACGCGCTCATGGCCATCGAGGCCAACCGCGTCTACGCGCCCACCTACCAGACCCTGCCCTTCCTGAGCGGGCACGGGGTGTACCCCTACGATCTTGGGGCCGGGGACGGGAGTCTCATGGTCATGGCGGCCGACGCGTATTACCACCTCATGGGCTTCGCCGACGGGCAGGTCGATCTCCTGTCCATCGCCGAGAGGACCGAGACGCCCATGGAACTGTTCGCCCGGCCCGTGGAAGCTTTCCTGCGCGTGGGCCTGTTGCGGGAAACGGAGGAAGACGGCTGA
- a CDS encoding AAC(3) family N-acetyltransferase — translation MHHYDRGQMGEALTAVGVRAGDIIFSHANVGYFGYPKEGREPETVCETIHGAFFDVLGPDGTLVMPGFSYSACKGEPFDPASTPGVGGLLADWFMARPTAVRSHDPIFSVIAEGARAKDMTDDAPAACFGKGSFWERLVAAGGKVVNLNLNVGYNALLHHVEWLANASWRMEKPFAGTVVSDGAEHPVTARYFCQRPDAPYADYDRFAAMAEAAGLVRKARVGRGQIAAIEADECVRFFLESHARDENFLKNDDCRAEGC, via the coding sequence ATGCATCACTATGATCGCGGCCAGATGGGCGAGGCCCTGACCGCCGTGGGCGTGCGGGCCGGTGACATTATCTTCTCGCACGCCAACGTCGGCTACTTCGGCTATCCAAAGGAAGGCCGGGAACCGGAAACCGTGTGCGAGACGATCCACGGTGCGTTCTTCGACGTGCTCGGCCCCGACGGAACGCTGGTCATGCCCGGCTTCAGCTACTCGGCGTGCAAGGGAGAGCCGTTCGATCCCGCCAGCACGCCGGGCGTGGGCGGCCTGCTGGCGGACTGGTTCATGGCCAGGCCGACCGCCGTGCGCTCCCATGACCCCATCTTTTCGGTGATCGCGGAAGGGGCGCGGGCCAAAGACATGACCGACGACGCCCCGGCCGCGTGCTTCGGCAAGGGCAGCTTCTGGGAGCGGCTCGTGGCGGCGGGCGGCAAGGTGGTCAACCTGAACCTCAACGTCGGGTACAACGCCCTGTTGCACCACGTGGAGTGGCTGGCGAACGCCTCCTGGCGCATGGAAAAGCCCTTTGCGGGCACAGTCGTCTCGGACGGCGCCGAACACCCGGTCACGGCCCGGTATTTCTGCCAGCGCCCGGACGCCCCGTACGCGGACTACGACCGGTTCGCGGCCATGGCCGAAGCGGCCGGGCTGGTCCGCAAGGCCCGTGTGGGCCGGGGCCAGATCGCGGCCATCGAGGCGGACGAATGCGTCCGTTTCTTCCTCGAGTCCCATGCACGGGACGAAAATTTCCTGAAAAACGACGATTGTCGTGCGGAGGGGTGCTGA
- a CDS encoding acyl carrier protein, whose product MENLQDYIAKWLGDMGGPKGLPERPALDDDYFQAGYIDSMGIMDLVLELEGEFGFTFRESDFQLREFSTVIGLAAIVDRRMKESAHASL is encoded by the coding sequence ATGGAGAACCTTCAGGATTACATAGCGAAATGGCTGGGCGACATGGGCGGGCCCAAGGGGCTTCCCGAGCGTCCGGCCTTGGATGACGATTATTTCCAGGCCGGATACATTGACTCCATGGGGATCATGGACCTGGTCCTGGAACTGGAGGGCGAGTTCGGCTTCACGTTCAGGGAATCGGATTTCCAGTTGCGGGAATTCTCCACCGTGATCGGTCTGGCGGCCATCGTCGATCGCCGGATGAAGGAGAGTGCGCATGCATCACTATGA
- a CDS encoding AMP-binding protein, with protein MNAVERLATQASRHATSVFLVDAVSGREFTYGDVASVAGAAGHFLAGLGLRPGDRVALALPNGVAIACLYFTCWLNGYTALPVNPLLPAETMEDILCKGGAKVLVTSKESESGRKAGVPQGCHRLCLGDEIPEGFESWAPLALEAAPLDDALPDPSLLMTLSFTSGTTAEPKGVAHRFEGMVANAEAFRDMNALGSANRFFNVLPMTYMAGFYNLLLLPWLCGGSVVVSDTLGPREALTFWPTARRHNVNTLWLVPTILSILVKMNRSDDPSAWPAEHVRRCFVGTAPLPAPLRREFEELFGLKVLENYGLSETLFLTANTTGENRPGTVGRPVPGMGIRLVGEDGNDVAPGCDGDLVVDSPMLMAGYLEGEDIVPPEVPFPTGDVGRMDADGYISITGRKKNVIIRGGENVSPLRIEEVVLSCRGVDECAVVGIPHPEYGEAIGAVVVVSRPYAEVIRELSEVCRKKLGPHEPNVYFEIDALPRTSNGKVDKKSIRALLAERTDFNGRREAPRPAAPQAQRRVIDLSQDLSVNMKVFPSGNHPGFELEKHVTIPEAGRQVSRVVMGTHTGTHVDAPVHFIEGGGDITQTPLSVFVGPARMIDFTDLEPATEISLDMLKARVGGRPPERLILRFGWNISMGMDTFFKRHPYISTEAARWIAQNGVRLLGMDSPQPDDPRSVAKGGPDSPVHKILLGSGVTLLEYLCNLDAVQSEEFEIIALPLKLKDADGSPVRCVAIDHF; from the coding sequence ATGAACGCGGTTGAGCGATTGGCGACCCAGGCATCACGGCATGCAACGAGCGTTTTCCTGGTGGACGCGGTCAGCGGCCGGGAATTCACTTACGGGGACGTCGCCTCCGTAGCCGGAGCGGCCGGCCATTTTCTTGCGGGCCTCGGCCTGCGCCCGGGAGACCGGGTGGCCCTGGCCCTGCCCAACGGCGTTGCCATTGCCTGCCTGTATTTCACCTGCTGGCTCAACGGCTACACCGCCCTGCCGGTGAATCCGTTGCTCCCGGCGGAGACCATGGAGGACATCCTTTGCAAAGGCGGGGCCAAGGTCCTGGTCACGTCAAAGGAATCCGAAAGCGGACGCAAGGCCGGTGTGCCGCAAGGCTGCCACAGGCTCTGCCTCGGGGACGAGATCCCGGAGGGGTTCGAGAGCTGGGCCCCCCTGGCGCTTGAGGCTGCGCCCCTGGACGACGCGCTTCCCGATCCTTCGCTCCTCATGACCCTGTCCTTCACCTCGGGCACCACGGCCGAGCCCAAAGGGGTGGCTCACCGCTTCGAGGGCATGGTCGCCAATGCCGAGGCGTTCCGCGACATGAATGCTCTGGGGTCGGCCAACCGGTTCTTCAACGTCCTGCCCATGACCTACATGGCCGGGTTCTACAACCTGCTCCTGCTGCCCTGGCTGTGCGGCGGCAGCGTGGTCGTCTCCGACACCCTGGGCCCGCGCGAGGCCCTGACCTTCTGGCCGACCGCCCGCAGGCACAACGTGAACACGCTGTGGCTGGTGCCGACCATTCTGTCCATCCTGGTCAAGATGAACCGCAGCGACGACCCCTCGGCCTGGCCTGCCGAACATGTCCGCCGCTGCTTCGTGGGCACGGCCCCCCTGCCCGCCCCCCTGCGCCGGGAGTTCGAGGAGCTGTTCGGCCTGAAGGTGCTGGAAAACTACGGCCTGTCCGAGACCCTGTTCCTCACGGCCAATACGACCGGGGAAAACCGTCCCGGGACCGTGGGCAGGCCCGTGCCCGGCATGGGCATACGGCTGGTCGGCGAGGACGGGAACGACGTCGCCCCCGGCTGCGACGGCGACCTGGTGGTCGACTCCCCCATGCTCATGGCCGGATATCTGGAGGGAGAGGATATCGTCCCGCCCGAAGTTCCGTTCCCCACCGGCGACGTGGGCCGCATGGACGCCGACGGCTACATCTCCATCACCGGACGGAAGAAGAACGTCATCATCCGGGGCGGCGAGAACGTCAGCCCCCTGCGCATCGAGGAAGTCGTCCTGTCGTGCCGCGGGGTGGACGAGTGCGCCGTGGTCGGCATCCCGCACCCCGAATACGGCGAGGCCATCGGGGCCGTGGTGGTGGTCTCCAGGCCGTATGCCGAGGTCATCCGGGAATTGTCCGAAGTCTGCCGGAAAAAGCTGGGGCCGCACGAGCCCAACGTGTATTTCGAGATCGACGCCCTGCCCAGGACGTCCAACGGCAAGGTGGACAAGAAGAGCATCCGCGCCCTGCTGGCCGAGCGGACCGATTTCAACGGCCGCCGGGAGGCTCCCCGTCCGGCCGCCCCGCAAGCGCAGCGCCGGGTCATCGACCTGAGCCAGGACCTGTCCGTGAACATGAAGGTCTTTCCGTCCGGGAACCACCCCGGGTTCGAGTTGGAAAAACACGTCACCATACCCGAGGCGGGGCGCCAGGTTTCCAGGGTGGTCATGGGCACGCACACCGGGACGCACGTGGACGCGCCGGTCCATTTCATCGAGGGTGGCGGCGACATCACGCAGACGCCCCTGTCCGTCTTCGTGGGGCCCGCCAGGATGATTGATTTTACCGACCTGGAGCCCGCCACTGAGATCTCCCTGGACATGCTCAAGGCCCGGGTGGGCGGGCGCCCCCCGGAACGGCTCATCCTCCGCTTCGGCTGGAACATCTCCATGGGCATGGACACCTTTTTCAAACGGCACCCCTACATCAGCACCGAGGCGGCCCGGTGGATCGCCCAAAACGGGGTCCGGCTCCTGGGCATGGATTCGCCCCAGCCCGACGACCCCCGGTCCGTGGCCAAGGGCGGGCCGGACAGCCCGGTGCACAAGATACTGCTCGGTTCCGGCGTCACCCTGCTCGAGTACCTGTGCAATCTCGATGCGGTGCAGAGCGAGGAATTCGAGATCATCGCCCTGCCCCTGAAACTGAAGGATGCGGACGGTTCCCCGGTGCGCTGCGTCGCGATCGATCACTTTTGA